The Candidozyma auris chromosome 1, complete sequence genome includes a region encoding these proteins:
- the DNA2 gene encoding bifunctional ATP-dependent DNA helicase/ssDNA endodeoxyribonuclease DNA2 — MEKRHNQPLRPQENDLKRSKPRKTTYFFQPQNTLSYKSNKSKNNHESDPSTTKTPQSPLTFPNACLGSSAVSTVKVLPEQSSDDSFEGVRWQGGASPRRKVDTRSILSSPLKNGDRSNSRPAASASLTSFNNEVTDSVLSKYGLGMESILSQTPKSKPLTSKSHIERSPSLTRSKSFDVKCIAKRTPSLNESIPASFSRLNTWIDRFATSPQGHDLPLPQHPHQSKHLLRSSSHDLQVPSNANQEPNNIDDDEDLFSDDDSLLATLDVEQFTKNSKSRQSSNDVLSEAPNNQIQTADDTDPFSDDLNIIDLESKVGCTNVPSKANSTEDELLERLLQSGHVANDEDVGAKISFSRSDFVRYQIMSVLKSQFVIQNLKRKQLILTVRNKESVESRLIVRGDAAELSLEKGDIIHVILTAPETPKLVDNTHNLLIWNPDVLVSSTVVADQLFCPRKTVIMRRYNFPGEPSIPLIVGTTVHEIFQTCFVSEKFDNDYLEMLLENTISTRKAEIFSLGDIAEEVENKVREHLPFIKHWFETFYRKVPSTIPTNQRNQKINFSVADGLDLEESIWSPMFGIKGNVDVTLRAIFRTEHTSSEVLLPMEIKTSRPFLSHQAQAALYSLLFKDRYNVDISSFLLVYTSEEGSTRKYDISVADLKSLVHLRNQISLFLKSGQNDLPDLMRQQKCDRCSIQEACMTMNYMVEGGTADESGLNDGVYEDITMHLENKPHYATYFKYWDELLTREEHFMTKFNRDLWVYTSKEREAEQGNAIASLVISTCKEADDGLFYYTFVRKPGATYTSMQITQIARFDRVVISDDDGHFALCQGSVYDIRPDAITVGTRRRIIPTTSKTDKFHRAKVLKKSQSTSQSQGSQVIFRIDKDEMFYGMGVARFNLLNLFSKSGDSKRRSLIVDSNPPQFSECAERPDFNGISINPDQENAIMKVLQSKDYSLILGMPGTGKTTVIAYLIKILVGQNKTVLLSSYTNSAVDNILLKLKDLDIKFARFGNPSRMHHEIRKFVPGSAECPLETYQDFERLYKAPAVFAATALGIRDLAFNIRDQFDYCIIDESSQVSMPLSLGPLALCDKFVLVGDHYQLPPLVKHPDPEVKRGLSRSLFQILAEKHPESVCELTYQYRMCEEIMFLSNSLVYGGRLKCGSETVANQTLKIPRIDELSKVVRNTKCEEHWLHRIFEEKTRCLFLNHDASGEFEMVTGESVTNLLEVELIKDTVEGLCACGVDENDIGIMTLYRSQLRLLNHAFKHRPALEILTADRFQGRDKQCIIISLVRSNKDRKAGELVKDLRRINVALTRARSKLLIFGSLSTLSNTSAIKDFIKLFRARNWIYNLPVNARSVYDFGEKEFTGSDENVSQVKKLSEKLIMKHPISRDILHDMDVNIFG, encoded by the coding sequence ATGGAAAAGCGTCACAATCAACCACTACGGCCCCAAGAAAACGACCTCAAGCGATCAAAGCCCCGCAAGACAACATACTTTTTCCAGCCTCAGAACACTTTATCTTATAAGTCCAATAAGAGTAAGAATAATCATGAAAGTGATCCTTCCACAACCAAAACACCACAAAGCCCTCTAACGTTTCCCAATGCATGTTTGGGGTCGCTGGCTGTTCTGACGGTTAAAGTTTTGCCAGAGCAAAGCTCGGACGATAGCTTTGAAGGTGTCCGATGGCAAGGTGGTGCCAGCCCGAGACGCAAGGTAGACACCAGAAGCATTCTCTCGTCCcctttgaagaatgggGATCGCTCCAACTCTCGACCTGCTGCATCAGCATCTCTAACATCTTTCAACAATGAAGTTACAGACTCTGTTCTTTCCAAATACGGTCTTGGGATGGAATCCATCCTCTCGCAAACGCCCAAATCTAAACCGTTGACATCAAAGTCTCACATTGAAAGGAGCCCCTCCTTGACCAGATCTAAGCTGTTTGATGTAAAATGCATAGCGAAAAGGACCCCGCTGCTAAATGAGTCTATCCctgcctccttctcaaggCTTAATACTTGGATTGATCGGTTCGCTACGAGTCCTCAGGGTCATGACTTGCCGCTTCCTCAGCATCCACACCAATCTAAGCATTTACTACGTCTGTCATCACATGATTTACAAGTGCCTTCTAATGCCAATCAAGAACCCAATAATatagatgatgatgaagaccTCTTTTCCGATGATGATTCCTTATTAGCCACCTTAGATGTTGAGCAGTTTACTAAGAACTCTAAATCTCGGCAATCTAGTAATGATGTCCTTAGTGAAGCTCCAAACAATCAAATACAAACAGCGGATGATACCGATCCCTTCTCGGATGATTTGAATATTATTGACTTGGAGAGTAAAGTTGGTTGTACCAACGTCCCATCAAAAGCAAACTCTACTGAGGACGAGCTCCTTGAGCGATTACTACAATCTGGTCATGTTGCAAACGACGAGGATGTAGGTGCCAAAATATCATTCTCAAGATCAGACTTCGTACGTTATCAGATAATGTCAGTCCTCAAGAGCCAGTTCGTAATCCagaatttgaagaggaagcagCTCATCCTCACGGTCAGGAATAAGGAAAGCGTCGAAAGCAGACTCATAGTAAGGGGCGATGCCGCAGAGTTGAGTCTTGAAAAGGGTGACATTATACATGTCATTTTGACAGCTCCAGAGACCCCGAAATTAGTGGACAACACTCATAATCTTCTCATATGGAATCCAGATGTCTTAGTGTCCTCTACGGTAGTCGCTGACCAGCTATTCTGCCCAAGAAAGACTGTCATAATGAGACGCTATAATTTTCCGGGTGAGCCATCAATTCCCTTGATTGTCGGAACAACAGTACATGAAATATTTCAGACATGTTTTGTTAGCGAGAAATTTGATAATGACTATTTGGAAatgcttcttgagaatacTATTAGCACTCGAAAAGCTGAAATATTTTCATTGGGGGACATAGCGGAGGAAGTTGAAAACAAAGTTCGAGAACACCTACCATTCATCAAGCATTGGTTCGAGACATTCTACAGGAAGGTTCCGTCGACGATACCCACTAATCAAAGAAACCAGAAGATAAATTTCTCTGTTGCTGACGGTCTCGACCTTGAAGAGAGTATCTGGTCACCAATGTTTGGCATAAAAGGTAATGTGGATGTAACCCTTCGAGCAATTTTTAGAACTGAGCACACGAGTTCCGAGGTACTTCTTCCGATGGAAATCAAAACGAGCCGGCCCTTTCTTAGCCATCAGGCTCAGGCAGCCCTTTACTCCCTTCTATTCAAGGACCGATATAACGTCGATATTTCATCTTTTCTATTAGTTTACACCCTGGAAGAGGGCCTGACCAGAAAGTATGACATATCTGTGGCCGACTTGAAATCACTTGTTCATTTACGAAATCaaatctctctctttttaaAGAGCGGTCAGAATGATCTACCGGACTTGATGCGCCAACAGAAATGCGACAGATGCTCGATACAAGAGGCTTGCATGACAATGAATTACATGGTTGAAGGAGGTACAGCTGACGAAAGTGGCCTAAATGATGGGGTCTACGAAGATATCACTATGCATCTTGAAAACAAGCCGCATTATGCAACATACTTCAAGTATTGGGACGAACTTTTGACCAGAGAGGAACACTTCATGACTAAATTTAATCGTGATCTTTGGGTTTACACATCCAAAGAACGAGAGGCCGAACAAGGAAATGCAATAGCAAGCCTAGTCATCAGTACTTGTAAAGAAGCAGATGACGGTCTCTTCTACTACACCTTTGTAAGGAAACCAGGTGCAACATATACATCCATGCAAATCACTCAAATAGCTAGATTTGATCGAGTTGTTATCAGCGATGATGACGGCCATTTTGCACTTTGCCAAGGTTCTGTGTATGATATTCGACCTGACGCCATTACAGTTGGGACGAGACGCCGCATCATTCCTACCACACTGAAGACAGACAAGTTTCATAGAGCAaaggttttgaaaaagagtcAATCTACTTCGCAAAGTCAGGGTTCCCAAGTCATCTTCCGAATTGACAAGGATGAAATGTTTTACGGCATGGGAGTGGCTAGATTcaacttgctcaacttgTTTTCGAAATCCGGTGATAGtaagagaagaagcctcATAGTTGATTCGAATCCACCTCAATTTCTGGAATGTGCCGAGCGTCCGGATTTCAATGGTATCTCAATCAATCCAGATCAAGAGAATGCAATTATGAAAGTTTTGCAAAGTAAAGATTACTCCTTGATACTAGGTATGCCGGGAACTGGAAAGACCACCGTTATCGCTTATCTAATTAAAATCCTTGTTGGTCAAAACAAGACTGTCTTACTCTCATCTTATACAAATTCGGCAGTTGACAATATTCTATTAAAGTTGAAAGACCTTGACATTAAATTTGCTAGATTCGGAAACCCATCCAGAATGCATCATGAGATCAGAAAGTTTGTTCCTGGATCAGCGGAGTGTCCTCTTGAAACATATCAAGACTTTGAGCGTCTTTATAAAGCTCCTGcagttttcgcagccacgGCTTTGGGAATACGAGATCTTGCCTTCAACATACGTGATCAGTTTGATTACTGCATTATTGACGAGTCCTCGCAAGTTTCGAtgcctctttctcttggGCCATTGGCTCTCTGTGACAAGTTTGTTTTGGTGGGTGATCACTATCAATTACCACCGCTCGTGAAACATCCCGACCCAGAGGTAAAACGAGGACTCTCAAGATCACTCTTCCAAATATTAGCTGAAAAGCATCCAGAAAGCGTGTGTGAGCTCACATATCAGTATAGGATGTGCGAGGAGATTATGTTTCTCTCGAATTCTTTGGTATATGGTGGTCGACTCAAATGCGGCTCCGAGACTGTGGCTAATCAGACTTTGAAAATTCCTCGAATTGATGAGTTACTGAAAGTTGTCAGAAATACAAAGTGCGAAGAGCATTGGTTACATAGGATCTTTGAGGAGAAGACGAGGtgtctctttctcaatCACGATGCTTCAGGTGAATTTGAAATGGTCACGGGCGAAAGCGTGACCAACCTCCTCGAAGTTGAGTTGATAAAAGATACTGTCGAGGGATTGTGTGCATGCGGAGTCGATGAAAACGATATTGGTATCATGACATTGTACAGATCTCAATTGAGATTACTCAATCATGCCTTTAAGCATCGACCGGCGCTCGAGATCTTGACAGCTGATAGATTCCAAGGACGTGACAAGCAATGCATAATTATATCACTTGTCCGCTCTAATAAGGATCGCAAAGCGGGAGAGTTGGTGAAAGACTTGAGGAGAATTAATGTTGCGCTTACCAGAGCTCGTTCAAAGCTCCTCATCTTTGGGTCCCTTTCAACACTCTCAAACACATCTGCTATCAAagatttcatcaagttgtttAGAGCAAGAAACTGGATCTACAACCTTCCCGTGAATGCTAGGAGCGTGTACGACTTTGGAGAGAAGGAGTTCACCGGATCTGATGAGAATGTGTCCCAAGTTAAAAAGCTTAGCGAGAAGCTAATCATGAAGCACCCAATTTCGAGGGACATTTTGCATGACATGGACGTGAATATATTTGGATAG
- a CDS encoding methylthioribulose 1-phosphate dehydratase MDE1: protein MSEYFNDSPQHPAKLICELCRLFYDNNWVTGTGGGISIRDVDGPNPNIVYIAPSGIQKERLKPKEMFVAELPGKILHTPNDECNGQPLSEDLAKGFRYKPSACTPLFLSCYNMRDAGACIHTHSQNAVMATLIFEDKVEFSMSHIEQIKALPQLAANPETGKIEKVGSMQYYDTMVLPIIENTPHEEDLTDTLQKAIRDYPQATAVLVRRHGIYVWGENVWKAKVYNEAIDYLLELAIKMHQFGIPLVKK from the coding sequence ATGTCCGAGTACTTCAACGACTCTCCACAGCATCCTGCAAAACTTATTTGCGAGTTGTGTCGTTTGTTCTACGACAACAACTGGGTTACCGGCACGGGAGGTGGTATCTCCATTAGAGATGTCGATGGACCAAACCCAAATATTGTATACATCGCTCCCTCAGGTATCCAGAAAGAGCGATTGAAGCCAAAGGAGATGTTTGTGGCTGAATTGCCTGGAAAGATCTTGCATACGCCGAACGACGAGTGCAACGGTCAACCATTGTCGGAAGATTTGGCGAAGGGCTTCCGCTACAAGCCATCAGCTTGTACGCCCCTTTTCTTAAGTTGCTACAACATGAGAGATGCTGGTGCTTGTATCCATACGCACTCGCAAAACGCTGTGATGGCCACTCTCATTTTCGAGGATAAGGTTGAGTTCAGTATGAGCCATATTGAACAAATCAAAGCTCTCCCCCAACTAGCGGCAAACCCTGAGACAGGTAAGATTGAGAAGGTTGGCAGCATGCAATACTATGATACAATGGTTCTTCCCATTATTGAGAATACACCACACGAGGAGGATTTGACCGACACTTTGCAGAAAGCCATCAGGGACTATCCACAAGCCACTGCAGTTTTGGTGCGTCGCCATGGTATATATGTGTGGGGTGAGAACGTTTGGAAGGCCAAGGTGTATAACGAGGCAATCGACTATTTGCTTGAGTTGGCGATTAAAATGCACCAATTTGGCATCCCGCTAGTCAAAAAATAG
- the NOP5 gene encoding RNA-processing protein NOP58, which translates to MAYVLTETAAGYALLKAADKKIHKSSSLLEDLNSAEKVAEQLKIHRFEKFQSAANALEEANAVMEGKVSDTLKKMLEDVKLEKKVTLVVSEAKLGNAINKLGLNYSVVSDAASLDLHRSIKEFLPELLPGLDDSVLKQMSLGLAHSIGRHKLKFSADKVDTMIVQAIALLDDLDKELNTYAMRCKEWYGWHFPELAKLITDSVAYARIILTMGVRSNASETDLSEILPEEVEEQVKSAAEVSMGTEITETDLDNIKSLAEQIVEFAAYREQLSNYLSSRMKAIAPNLTSLVGELVGARLIAHAGSLTSLAKAPASTIQILGAEKALFRALKTKHDTPKYGLLYHASLVGQATGKNKGKIARVLAAKAAVALRYDSLSEDRDDSGDFGMEVRAKVESRLSALEGRDLRTTSKVARDAKKIDITESKAYNADADSLAPAAAADSDDESDEEEAPKKRKRDDSDDEEEKETAKPSKKSKKEKKEKREKKDKKEKKEKKEKKEKKEKKEKKEKKEKKEKKDKKEKKEKK; encoded by the coding sequence ATGGCTTACGTGTTGACGGAAACTGCCGCCGGTTACGCCCTTTTAAAGGCGGCCGACAAGAAAATTCACAAGTCGCTGTCCTTGCTCGAGGACTTGAACTCGGCAGAAAAGGTCGCTGAGCAGTTGAAGATCCATCGCTTCGAGAAGTTCCAATCTGCGGCCAACgctttggaagaagctaATGCTGTGATGGAGGGCAAAGTCTCGGacactttgaagaagatgttggaGGACGTCAAActcgaaaagaaagtgacTTTGGTAGTCAGCGAGGCCAAGTTGGGTAATGCTATCAACAAGTTGGGCTTAAACTACTCGGTAGTGTCGGACGCTGCCTCTTTGGACTTGCACAGATCCATCAAGGAATTTTTGCCTGAGCTTTTGCCAGGTTTAGACGACTCTGTCTTGAAGCAAATGTCTCTTGGTTTGGCTCATTCCATCGGTAGACACAAATTGAAGTTCTCTGCTGACAAAGTTGACACCATGATTGTGCAAGCTATCGCACTTTTAgacgacttggacaagGAATTGAACACATACGCCATGAGATGTAAAGAATGGTACGGTTGGCATTTCCCTGAATTGGCAAAGCTTATAACAGACTCTGTTGCTTACGCCAGAATTATCTTGACCATGGGCGTCAGATCCAACGCTTCTGAGACTGACTTATCTGAGATCTTGCCTGAGGAAGTTGAGGAACAAGTCAAGAGTGCTGCCGAGGTATCCATGGGTACTGAAATTACCGAAACCGATTTGGACAACATTAAGTCTCTCGCCGAACAGATCGTCGAATTCGCCGCCTACAGAGAACAATTATCTAACTACTTGTCTTCTCGTATGAAGGCCATTGCTCCAAACTTGACTTCTCTTGTCGGTGAATTGGTTGGTGCTCGTTTGATTGCTCATGCTGGCTCCCTCACGTCGTTAGCCAAGGCTCCAGCTTCCACAATCCAGATCTTGGGTGCTGAAAAGGCGCTTTTCAGGGCTCTCAAAACCAAGCATGACACGCCTAAATACGGTTTGTTATACCACGCATCATTGGTCGGTCAGGCTACCGGTAAAAACAAGGGCAAAATTGCCAGAGTTTTAGCTGCGAAAGCTGCGGTTGCATTGAGGTACGACTCTCTTTCAGAGGACAGGGACGACTCTGGTGATTTCGGTATGGAGGTGAGAGCCAAGGTTGAGTCGAGATTGAGTGCATTGGAGGGAAGAGACTTGAGAACTACCTCGAAGGTCGCCAGAGACGCTAAGAAGATCGATATCACCGAGTCCAAGGCATACAATGCCGACGCTGACTCTCTCGCAcctgccgctgctgctgacTCAGACGATGAATCCGACGAGGAAGAGGCGCctaagaagagaaagagagatgACTCCgacgatgaggaggaaaaagagaCTGCCAAGCCAAGCAAAAAactgaagaaggagaagaaagagaagagagagaagaaggacaagaaggagaagaaggagaagaaagagaagaaggagaagaaagagaagaaagagaagaaagagaagaaggagaagaaagagaagaaagacaagaaggagaagaaagaaaaaaaataa
- a CDS encoding amino acid permease yields the protein MTLSNKESGDSASTYAYEAQETSSRWRSFKDSFKAADTVTADDFSDNELDVVQRANQNAKNSQLSRRLKNRHLQMIAIGGSIGTGLFVGSGSALATGGPGGIVLAWVITATSIYTTMQGLGELSTAFPISGGFNIYATRFLEPAIGFAVGWNYFMQFFVLLPLELVAASISIKYWNSELNPDIFVAIFWVVVFLITMMGVRWYGEAEFIFCLIKVVTVIGFIILGVVLICGGGPTKDFVGGRYWRHPGAFAHGFKGVCSVFVTAAFSFGGTEMISLGAAEAANPSKAIPQAIKQVFYRIIIFYFGTIIVIATLVPYNDHRLLNAESSVDATASPFVIAIVNGGIKGLPSVINAVILIAVLSVGNASVYACSRSLNSLAEQGMAPKWTGYVDRAGRPLVAIIVTNIFGLFAFIAASDKQTEAFNWLLALSGLSSIFTWMSINMAHIRFRYAMKAQGRSLDELAFKSSIGELGSWYGFLINFLVLIAQFWLSLFPIGAAPNASDFFQGYLGFPVVLISWIGYKIYSKNMRMYIPADEIDVDSGRSVVDTDLIKQEEEEEQARRAQMPWYKWIIGFIF from the coding sequence ATGACTCTTTCAAACAAGGAGTCTGGCGATTCAGCTAGCACTTATGCATATGAGGCACAGGAGACCTCTTCGAGATGGCGGTCCTTCAAGGATTCCTTCAAGGCTGCTGACACCGTCACCGCCGATGATTTTTCAGACAACGAATTGGACGTTGTGCAAAGAGCAAACCAGAACGCTAAGAACTCTCAGCTCTCCAGAAGATTAAAGAATAGACACCTACAAATGATAGCCATTGGTGGATCCATTGGCACCGGTTTGTTCGTCGGGTCTGGGTCCGCTTTGGCCACAGGTGGTCCAGGCGGTATAGTATTGGCTTGGGTGATCACTGCTACTTCTATCTACACCACGATGCAAGGTTTAGGTGAGCTCAGTACCGCATTTCCGATCAGTGGAGGCTTCAACATATACGCTACAAGGTTTCTTGAGCCTGCAATAGGCTTCGCAGTAGGTTGGAATTACTTCATGCAATTCTTTGTCTTGCTTCCGTTGGAATTGGTGGCTGCTTCCATCTCCATTAAGTACTGGAACTCCGAGCTAAACCCTGATATATTTGTTGCCATTTTCTGGGTCGTGGTATTCCTTATCACGATGATGGGTGTTCGCTGGTATGGAGAAGCCGAGTTTATTTTCTGCTTGATCAAGGTTGTTACCGTCATTGGATTCATCATTTTGGGAGTTGTGCTTATTTGTGGCGGTGGGCCTACCAAGGACTTTGTTGGTGGAAGATACTGGAGGCATCCAGGTGCCTTCGCTCACGGCTTCAAAGGTGTCTGTTCCGTGTTCGTCACTGCCGCATTCTCCTTCGGTGGAACTGAAATGATCAGTTTGGGAGCTGCTGAGGCCGCCAATCCAAGTAAGGCTATCCCGCAGGCTATCAAGCAGGTTTTTTACAGAATCATTATTTTTTACTTCGGGACCATTATCGTTATCGCTACCCTCGTTCCATACAACGATCATCGACTTTTGAATGCTGAATCTAGTGTTGATGCAACAGCTTCTCCATTTGTCATAGCTATCGTCAACGGAGGCATCAAAGGGTTGCCTTCTGTGATTAATGCAGTCATTTTGATTGCTGTGTTGTCTGTTGGTAATGCATCCGTTTACGCATGCTCTCGTTCGCTTAATTCGCTCGCCGAACAAGGCATGGCTCCGAAGTGGACTGGATATGTTGACAGAGCCGGTCGTCCTCTCGTTGCAATCATCGTAACTAACATTTTCGGACTTTTCGCTTTCATTGCTGCTTCCGACAAACAGACGGAGGCTTTTAACTGGTTGCTTGCTTTGAGTGGTCTTTCCTCCATCTTCACTTGGATGTCCATCAATATGGCCCATATTCGTTTCAGATACGCCATGAAGGCACAAGGCAGATCCTTGGACGAATTGGCCTTTAAGTCTTCCATTGGAGAGCTTGGATCGTGGTACGGAtttctcatcaactttCTTGTGCTTATTGCTCAGTTCTGGTTGTCCTTATTTCCCATTGGGGCTGCTCCGAATGCCTCCGATTTCTTCCAAGGCTACTTGGGTTTTCCGGTCGTTCTCATCAGTTGGATCGGGTACAAGATTTATTCAAAGAACATGAGAATGTACATTCCTGCTGATGAGATTGACGTGGACTCTGGTCGCAGTGTTGTTGACACTGATCTAATCAagcaagaggaagaggaagaacaGGCCAGACGTGCCCAAATGCCGTGGTACAAATGGATCATTGGATTCATCTTTTAG
- a CDS encoding amino acid permease: MPEKELVYITSREQVSSDEKDGGVYINAFDEQDHKEPMGRWESFVDGFRRFDEKDLGLDPGLSDIEKTAIITANSPLSRSLKDRHLQMIAIGGAIGTGLFIGSGKVLANGGPASVVIAYFLIGCMIFCTVHALGELAVTFPVSGAFVTYNTRFIDPSWSFAMAWNYAMQWLVVLPLELVAAAITVQFWDDKTNSAAYCVAFYVFIMGINLFGVKGYGEAEFVFSAVKVIAVIGFIILGIVIVCGGGPKGGYIGGKYWHDPGAFNHGFKGLCSVFVTAAFAFSGTELAGLASAETANPRKSLPKATKQVFWRITLFYLVSLIVVGCMVPYNNEELEKSDGTARYSPFVIGIRNAGIGGLPSVMNAVIMIAVLSVANSSVFGSSRTLAALAAAGFAPKIFNYIDKRGRPIFGILLAGVFGLLCFISASDKQGEAFDWMMALSGLSSLFTWGSICGSHLRFRWALKSQGRTTDELAYTSQAGIVGSIFGITLNFLVLIAQFWIALFPIGGKPEAESFFKSYLSFPIIIVFYVFHKIWKKNWRMWIPVNEIDIDTGRRELDLDLLKQEIAEEKAYIRSKPFYYKVYKTFC, from the coding sequence ATGCCTGAGAAAGAACTTGTTTACATTACGTCCAGAGAACAAGTGTCTTCCGACGAAAAGGACGGTGGCGTGTACATCAATGCTTTCGATGAACAGGACCACAAGGAGCCTATGGGCAGATGGGAGAGCTTCGTGGATGGCTTCAGaagatttgatgagaaggaTTTGGGCTTAGACCCTGGCTTGTCTGATATCGAAAAAACGGCCATCATCACTGCAAACTCTCCCTTGTCTAGATCTCTCAAGGACAGACACTTGCAGATGATTGCTATTGGTGGTGCCATTGGTACTGGTTTATTCATTGGTTCTGGTAAAGTTTTGGCTAACGGTGGTCCAGCATCTGTGGTGATTGCCTACTTCTTGATCGGTTGCATGATTTTCTGTACTGTTCATGCTTTGGGTGAGTTGGCTGTCACTTTCCCTGTGTCCGGTGCTTTCGTCACTTACAATACTCGTTTCATCGATCCCTCTTGGTCTTTTGCCATGGCTTGGAACTATGCCATGCAATGGTTAGTTGTTCTACCCTTGGAATTAGTTGCAGCTGCTATCACAGTCCAGTTTTGGGATGACAAAACGAATTCTGCTGCTTACTGTGTTGCTTTTTACGTTTTTATCATGGGTATCAACCTTTTTGGTGTGAAGGGTTACGGTGAAGCTGAGTTCGTTTTCTCTGCTGTCAAGGTTATCGCTGTTATTGGATTCATTATTCTTGGTATCGTGATTGTTTGTGGCGGTGGTCCAAAGGGTGGATACATTGGTGGAAAATATTGGCATGATCCTGGCGCCTTCAATCACGGCTTCAAAGGTCTTTGCTCTGTCTTCGTTACTGCagcttttgctttttctgGTACCGAGTTGGCTGGTTTGGCTTCTGCGGAGACTGCCAACCCAAGAAAGTCTCTTCCTAAGGCTACCAAACAAGTGTTTTGGAGAATCACTCTTTTTTACCTTGTGTCTTTGATCGTTGTTGGCTGTATGGTTCCTTACAACAACGAAGAACTCGAGAAGTCTGATGGTACTGCCAGATACTCACCATTTGTTATCGGTATCCGAAACGCTGGTATTGGCGGATTGCCATCCGTCATGAATGCTGTTATCATGATTGCGGTCTTGTCTGTTGCGAACTCTTCAGTCTTTGGCTCCTCTAGAACATTGGCTGCTctcgctgctgctggtttCGCTCCTAAAATTTTTAACTACATCGACAAGAGAGGTAGGCCAATCTTTGGTATTCTCTTAGCGGGTGTTTTTggtcttctttgcttcatATCAGCATCTGACAAACAAGGTGAAGCTTTCGACTGGATGATGGCTCTCTCAGGTTTGTCCTCGCTTTTCACCTGGGGCTCTATTTGTGGAAGTCATCTCAGATTCAGATGGGCATTGAAGTCACAAGGAAGAACTACTGACGAATTGGCTTACACATCGCAGGCAGGAATTGTGGGCTCCATTTTTGGTATTACCTTGAATTTCTTGGTGCTCATCGCTCAATTCTGGATTGCTTTGTTCCCTATCGGAGGTAAGCCAGAAGCTGAGTCCTTCTTTAAGTCATACTTATCCTTCCCAATTATTATTGTTTTCTACGTATTCCACaaaatttggaagaaaaaCTGGAGAATGTGGATTCCTGTGAATGAGATCGACATTGACACTGGTAGAAGAGAGTTGGACTTGGATCTTTTAAAACAGGAAATTGCCGAAGAGAAAGCTTACATCCGCAGCAAACCTTTCTACTATAAAGTCTATAAGACTTTCTGTTAG
- a CDS encoding U4/U6-U5 snRNP complex subunit LSM8: MSSLKDFLGKKVRIITTDARLFEGKLESFDHSTNLVISQTIERVIYPDDENDELQLGVYLLRGGSVVCVGEIDESVDINWNSVKGDDLKNTRNPL, encoded by the exons ATGTCATCCCTAAAAGATTTCCTAGGAA AGAAAGTTCGCATTATCACTACAGATGCCCGTCTTTTCGAGGGCAAGCTAGAAAGCTTCGACCATTCCACCAATCTTGTGATATCGCAGACAATTGAACGCGTCATTTATCCAGACGATGAAAATGACGAACTTCAATTGGGCGTCTACCTTCTACGAGGCGGTAGCGTTGTTTGTGTGGGTGAAATCGACGAGTCGGTAGACATCAACTGGAATAGTGTCAAAGGCGACGACCTAAAAAATACAAGAAATCCACTTTGA